In Thauera sedimentorum, a single genomic region encodes these proteins:
- a CDS encoding helix-turn-helix domain-containing protein, translating to MSTSADLVAALKSELRDARITYAELAGRIGLAESSVKRMFARGGDMPLSRVDEVCRVLGLDFADLARRVADRQPLLAELTLEQEQAVVADRRLLLVAICCMSQWSAEQIVATYRMDAAECTGHLLRLDRLGIIELRPLNRYRLRVAKGFRWRAHGPVMSYFRGEVLEDYFAGGFDGEAEMLTVVHGQIGAGLANSFRERLARVGEDFARQHIVDQKLPAAQRRPYTLVIAMRSWLMAAFRDMKREEVAWPDAS from the coding sequence ATGAGCACCTCCGCCGATCTCGTCGCCGCCCTCAAGTCCGAACTGCGCGACGCCCGCATCACTTATGCCGAACTGGCCGGCCGCATCGGGCTGGCCGAGTCTTCCGTGAAGCGCATGTTTGCGCGCGGCGGCGACATGCCGCTGTCGCGTGTCGATGAAGTCTGTCGCGTGCTCGGGCTGGACTTTGCCGATCTCGCGCGCCGCGTCGCCGACCGCCAGCCGCTTCTCGCGGAACTCACGCTGGAGCAGGAGCAGGCGGTGGTGGCCGACCGCAGGCTGTTGCTGGTGGCGATCTGTTGCATGAGCCAGTGGAGTGCGGAGCAGATCGTCGCCACCTACCGCATGGACGCGGCCGAATGCACCGGCCATCTGCTGCGCCTGGACCGCCTGGGCATCATCGAGCTGCGCCCGCTCAATCGTTACCGTCTGCGCGTGGCCAAGGGTTTCCGCTGGCGCGCGCATGGGCCGGTGATGAGCTACTTCCGCGGTGAGGTGCTGGAGGATTACTTCGCCGGCGGGTTTGATGGCGAGGCGGAGATGCTTACCGTGGTGCATGGGCAGATCGGGGCGGGGCTGGCGAACAGCTTTCGCGAGCGGCTGGCGCGGGTCGGCGAGGATTTCGCGCGGCAGCACATCGTCGATCAGAAGCTGCCCGCTGCGCAGCGCCGCCCCTACACCTTGGTGATCGCGATGCGCTCGTGGCTGATGGCGGCGTTTCGGGACATGAAGCGGGAGGAGGTTGCCTGGCCGGACGCGTCTTAG